In a genomic window of Streptomyces koelreuteriae:
- a CDS encoding ABC transporter substrate-binding protein, with product MDTHVHDRRRFLALAAGAAAAPLLTACGSGFGGNDSKSDGSAADDITGSFDWKREKGTTVKALLNKHPYTDALIADLKSFTEKTGIKVEYDVFPEDNYFDKLTVDLSSGRASYDVFMLGAYMVWQYGPPNWLEDLGPWMRNSAATGSEWDQGDFFPNLLQADQWSLKAGAPLGRGGQYALPWGWETNVVAYNTEVFTKLGVKPAESFDELTELAETIKRKAPGAGFDGMYGIAVRGSRSWATIHPGFMTMYARNGLKDFTVDGGKLTPAMNSPEAVAFTEDWARMVKRGGPPSWTSYTWYQCSSDLGAKKAGMLFDADTAAYFQAVKGASPASGKIAFHPGPKGPDGSLATNMWIWSLGMNAKSKKKSASWLFLQWATGKEHLRKSAITHNHIDPVRKSVADDAAYKDKMRHLPGFLETFETVVDQTKIQFTPQAQFFDATTSWAAALQEIYGGQGAKSVLDGLADDLADKVG from the coding sequence ATGGACACGCACGTGCACGACCGCCGGCGCTTCCTCGCCCTCGCCGCCGGTGCTGCCGCGGCCCCGCTGCTCACGGCCTGCGGCTCCGGATTCGGCGGGAACGACAGCAAGAGCGACGGGTCAGCGGCGGACGACATCACCGGTTCCTTCGACTGGAAGCGGGAGAAGGGCACCACCGTCAAGGCGCTGCTCAACAAGCACCCGTACACGGACGCCCTGATAGCCGACCTGAAGTCGTTCACCGAGAAGACCGGCATCAAGGTCGAGTACGACGTCTTCCCCGAGGACAACTACTTCGACAAGCTCACCGTGGACCTGTCCAGCGGGCGCGCCTCCTACGACGTGTTCATGCTCGGCGCGTACATGGTGTGGCAGTACGGGCCGCCGAACTGGCTGGAGGATCTCGGGCCCTGGATGCGCAACTCCGCGGCGACCGGCTCCGAATGGGACCAGGGGGACTTCTTCCCCAACCTGCTCCAGGCCGACCAGTGGTCGCTGAAGGCGGGCGCGCCGCTCGGCCGGGGCGGGCAGTACGCGCTGCCGTGGGGCTGGGAGACGAACGTCGTCGCCTACAACACCGAGGTGTTCACGAAGCTCGGGGTGAAGCCGGCCGAGTCGTTCGACGAGCTGACCGAACTCGCCGAGACCATCAAGCGGAAGGCGCCGGGCGCCGGTTTCGACGGGATGTACGGGATCGCCGTACGCGGCTCCAGGAGCTGGGCCACCATCCACCCCGGCTTCATGACGATGTACGCCCGCAACGGGCTGAAGGACTTCACCGTCGACGGCGGGAAGCTCACGCCCGCCATGAACAGCCCCGAGGCCGTCGCCTTCACCGAGGACTGGGCGCGGATGGTCAAGCGGGGCGGCCCGCCGTCCTGGACGTCGTACACCTGGTACCAGTGCTCCAGCGACCTGGGCGCGAAGAAGGCCGGGATGCTGTTCGACGCCGACACGGCCGCCTACTTCCAGGCCGTGAAGGGCGCGAGCCCCGCCTCCGGGAAGATCGCCTTCCATCCGGGGCCGAAGGGTCCGGACGGGTCGCTGGCCACCAACATGTGGATCTGGTCGCTCGGCATGAACGCCAAGAGCAAGAAGAAGAGCGCCAGTTGGCTGTTCCTGCAGTGGGCGACCGGCAAGGAGCATCTGCGCAAGAGCGCGATCACGCACAACCACATCGACCCGGTGCGCAAGTCGGTCGCCGACGACGCCGCGTACAAGGACAAGATGCGTCATCTGCCGGGCTTCCTGGAGACCTTCGAGACGGTCGTCGACCAGACGAAGATCCAGTTCACCCCGCAGGCGCAGTTCTTCGACGCGACGACGAGCTGGGCGGCGGCCCTCCAGGAGATCTACGGCGGCCAGGGCGCGAAGTCCGTCCTGGACGGGCTGGCGGACGACCTCGCCGACAAGGTGGGGTAA
- a CDS encoding FGGY-family carbohydrate kinase, with translation MTHEHEAWLGIDLGTQSVRVLLVTADGTVLGSGSAPLTGRREGVRHEQDPVRWWEALCTASRAALARAPGVPIGGLAVCGTSGTVLLTDGSGRSVSPALMYDDGRAAAEAARAREAGLAVQDTWALPKALWLLGEYGPGLRLAHQPDLIVSRLTGEPPPADSSHALKTGYDLHREAWPETALAQLGIPERLLPDVVRPGTRLGEVSAQAADATGIPAGTPVLAGMTDGCAAQIASGALRPGAWNSVLGTTLVLKGAARDPVRDPTGVVYNHRAPDGTWLPGGASSVGAGALAAHFPDADPSAMDERAAAFEPARAIAYPLVSPGERFPFRAPEATGFLLGDPADDAERWAALLQGVGFAERLCLDYLHHLGAPLDGPLTFTGGGARSPYWNQLRADILGRPARVPEQTEPALGMAALAAYGVSGAGALADVAERMVRVRTVLEPRAEHTARFAEPYARLVDALEERGWLPADVAHTARTRPHSDHGKP, from the coding sequence ATGACGCACGAGCACGAGGCCTGGCTGGGGATCGACCTGGGCACGCAGAGCGTCCGCGTGCTGCTGGTCACGGCCGACGGCACGGTCCTCGGCAGCGGCTCGGCCCCGCTGACCGGGCGCCGCGAGGGGGTGCGGCACGAGCAGGACCCCGTGCGCTGGTGGGAGGCGCTGTGCACGGCGTCCCGGGCGGCGCTCGCCCGGGCGCCCGGTGTGCCGATCGGCGGACTCGCGGTGTGCGGCACCTCCGGCACGGTCCTGCTCACGGACGGCTCGGGCCGCTCGGTGAGCCCCGCGCTGATGTACGACGACGGACGCGCGGCGGCGGAGGCGGCCCGGGCCCGGGAGGCGGGGCTCGCGGTGCAGGACACCTGGGCGCTGCCGAAGGCGCTGTGGCTGCTGGGGGAGTACGGCCCCGGCCTGCGCCTCGCCCACCAGCCCGACCTGATCGTCTCCCGCCTCACCGGCGAACCGCCCCCGGCCGACTCCAGCCACGCCCTCAAGACGGGCTACGACCTCCACCGCGAGGCCTGGCCGGAGACCGCCCTGGCCCAACTGGGCATCCCAGAGCGTCTGTTGCCCGACGTCGTACGCCCGGGCACCCGTCTCGGCGAGGTCAGCGCGCAGGCCGCCGACGCCACCGGCATCCCCGCCGGCACCCCGGTGCTCGCCGGCATGACCGACGGCTGCGCGGCCCAGATCGCCTCGGGCGCGCTGCGGCCCGGCGCCTGGAACTCGGTGCTCGGCACCACGCTCGTGCTCAAGGGAGCCGCCCGGGACCCGGTCCGGGACCCCACCGGCGTGGTCTACAACCACCGCGCACCCGACGGCACCTGGCTGCCCGGCGGGGCGTCGAGCGTGGGCGCCGGGGCCCTCGCGGCGCACTTCCCGGACGCCGACCCGTCGGCCATGGACGAGCGGGCGGCGGCCTTCGAACCGGCCCGTGCGATCGCCTACCCGCTGGTGTCGCCGGGGGAGCGGTTCCCCTTCCGGGCACCCGAGGCCACCGGGTTCCTCCTCGGCGACCCCGCCGACGACGCCGAGCGGTGGGCCGCCCTGCTCCAGGGCGTGGGCTTCGCCGAACGCCTCTGCCTGGACTACCTCCACCACCTCGGCGCCCCCCTCGACGGCCCGCTCACCTTCACCGGCGGCGGCGCCCGCAGCCCCTACTGGAACCAGCTCCGCGCCGACATCCTCGGCCGCCCGGCTCGCGTCCCGGAACAGACGGAACCCGCCCTGGGCATGGCGGCGCTGGCCGCGTACGGGGTGTCGGGAGCCGGAGCGCTCGCCGATGTCGCCGAGCGCATGGTCCGCGTCCGAACGGTGCTCGAACCCCGCGCCGAGCACACGGCCCGCTTCGCGGAGCCGTACGCTCGCCTCGTCGACGCACTGGAGGAACGCGGCTGGCTGCCCGCCGACGTCGCGCACACCGCCCGTACCCGCCCGCACTCGGACCACGGAAAGCCATGA
- a CDS encoding histidine phosphatase family protein — protein sequence MTPTTLLLARHGQTVWHAENRYAGVSDIDLTDTGRAQAEALGRWAAAHPVDAIWTSPLSRARATAEPACRALGLAAEVEPGLRECDFGVVEGRTLAEFESEDPEWAAAYRADPVAHSFPGAEDPLAAAARGIRALRGIATAHPGGRVLVVAHNTLLRLVLCTLLSIPPREYRRVLPRLRNAGLSELRMNSDGSAALLSLNVPCETEVP from the coding sequence ATGACCCCCACCACCCTTCTCCTGGCCCGGCACGGGCAGACCGTCTGGCACGCCGAGAACCGGTACGCCGGGGTCAGCGACATTGACCTCACCGACACCGGCCGCGCCCAGGCCGAGGCCCTCGGCCGGTGGGCCGCCGCCCACCCCGTCGACGCGATCTGGACGTCCCCGCTGTCCCGGGCCCGCGCCACCGCCGAGCCCGCCTGCCGCGCCCTGGGCCTCGCCGCGGAGGTCGAACCGGGCCTGCGGGAATGCGACTTCGGCGTGGTCGAGGGGCGGACGCTCGCCGAGTTCGAGTCGGAGGACCCGGAGTGGGCCGCGGCCTACCGCGCCGACCCGGTCGCCCACTCCTTCCCCGGCGCCGAGGATCCGCTGGCGGCGGCGGCCCGGGGAATCCGCGCCCTGCGGGGCATCGCCACCGCCCACCCCGGCGGCCGCGTCCTGGTCGTCGCCCACAACACCCTGCTGCGGCTGGTGCTGTGCACACTGCTGTCCATCCCGCCCCGCGAGTACCGCAGAGTGCTCCCGCGGCTGCGGAACGCCGGGCTCAGCGAACTGCGCATGAACTCCGACGGTTCCGCCGCACTCCTCTCACTCAATGTGCCCTGCGAGACCGAAGTGCCGTAG
- a CDS encoding SAM-dependent methyltransferase, with product MTQIDTSVPHSARIWNYWLGGKDNYPVDEAAGDAYTAVFPGIVTIARGSRAFLGRTIRHLVQEAGVRQFLDVGTGLPTVDNTHEVAQRLAPESRVVYVDNDPLVLAHARALLTSTPEGATAYEPISLYEPERIIEAAGKTLDLTRPTALILSGILGHVSDYDEARDLVRRLLAGLPSGSFLSLNEGSRGTDPAYERAQDAYNETGAVPYFLRPVERIEAFFEGLELVEPGVVSVPLWHPEPGASTEAIGQHGGLGRKP from the coding sequence ATGACGCAGATCGACACCTCGGTGCCGCACTCGGCCCGGATCTGGAACTACTGGCTGGGCGGCAAGGACAACTACCCGGTGGACGAGGCGGCCGGTGACGCCTACACCGCCGTGTTCCCGGGCATCGTCACCATCGCCCGCGGCAGCCGCGCCTTCCTCGGCCGCACCATCCGCCACCTCGTCCAGGAGGCGGGCGTACGACAGTTCCTCGACGTCGGCACCGGCCTGCCCACCGTCGACAACACCCATGAGGTGGCCCAGCGCCTGGCCCCCGAGTCGCGTGTCGTCTACGTCGACAACGACCCCCTGGTCCTCGCGCACGCCCGCGCCCTGCTCACCTCCACACCGGAGGGCGCGACGGCGTACGAGCCCATCAGCCTCTACGAGCCGGAGCGCATCATCGAGGCGGCCGGGAAGACCCTCGACCTCACCCGCCCCACCGCCCTGATCCTCAGCGGCATCCTGGGCCACGTGTCCGACTACGACGAGGCCCGCGACCTCGTCCGCCGCCTCCTGGCCGGTCTGCCCTCCGGCAGCTTCCTCTCCCTCAACGAGGGCTCCCGCGGCACCGACCCGGCCTACGAGCGGGCCCAGGACGCCTACAACGAGACCGGCGCCGTCCCCTACTTCCTGCGGCCCGTCGAGCGGATCGAGGCCTTCTTCGAGGGCCTGGAACTGGTGGAACCGGGTGTGGTCTCGGTACCGCTGTGGCACCCCGAGCCGGGCGCGTCCACGGAGGCGATCGGCCAGCACGGCGGTCTCGGCCGCAAGCCCTGA
- a CDS encoding superoxide dismutase, with product MPVYTLPELPYDYSALAPVISPEIIELHHDKHHAAYVKGANDTLEQLAEARDKETWGAINGLEKNLAFHLSGHILHSIYWQNMTGPKDGGGEPLAADGVGDLADAIIESFGSYAGFKAQLTKASATTQGSGWGVLAYEPLSGRLIVEQVYDHQGNVGQGATPILVFDAWEHAFYLQYKNQKVDFIEAMWQVVNWQDVARRYEAAKSRADVLLLAP from the coding sequence ATGCCCGTCTACACGCTGCCCGAGCTCCCCTACGACTACTCCGCGCTCGCCCCCGTGATCAGCCCCGAGATCATCGAGCTGCATCACGACAAGCACCACGCGGCCTATGTGAAGGGTGCGAACGACACGCTGGAGCAGCTCGCCGAGGCGCGGGACAAGGAGACGTGGGGGGCGATCAACGGGCTGGAGAAGAATCTGGCCTTCCATCTGTCCGGGCACATCCTGCACAGCATCTACTGGCAGAACATGACCGGCCCGAAGGACGGTGGCGGGGAGCCGCTGGCCGCGGACGGTGTGGGGGACCTGGCGGACGCGATCATCGAGTCCTTCGGTTCCTACGCGGGCTTCAAGGCGCAGCTCACCAAGGCCTCCGCGACCACGCAGGGCTCGGGCTGGGGTGTGCTGGCCTATGAGCCGCTGAGCGGGCGGCTGATCGTGGAGCAGGTCTACGACCACCAGGGCAATGTCGGCCAGGGCGCCACCCCGATCCTCGTGTTCGACGCCTGGGAGCACGCCTTCTATCTGCAGTACAAGAACCAGAAGGTCGACTTCATCGAGGCGATGTGGCAGGTCGTCAACTGGCAGGACGTGGCCCGGCGTTACGAGGCCGCCAAGTCCCGCGCGGATGTGCTGCTGCTGGCCCCCTGA
- a CDS encoding amino acid permease produces MPSTTTGTPPSTDDASLTHGLKQRHLSMIALGGVIGAGLFVGSGAGIAAAGPSIVVAYALSGLLVMLVMRMLGEMSAAYPSSGSFSAHAERAFGPWAGFTVGWAFWVLLCTAVGLEGIGAAKIVSGWLPGTPEWAWVALFMVVFCGTNLAAVKNFGEFEFWFAALKVGAITLFLVLGVLAIAGVLPGTDSPGASHLTDFMPNGGEGLVIGLLASVFAYGGLETVTIAAAESENPVQGVASAVRTAMWRIALFYIGSMAVIVTLVPWDSEEVVEKGPYVAALDELGIPGAGQLMNVVVLVALLSAMNANVYGASRIGYSLVQRGQGPKVLGRVSGGVPRIAVLASSVFGFLCVLLSYWRPNDVFAWLLNMIGAVILVVWIFIAVSQLRLRRRLEREAPEKLAVRMWAFPWLTWVALAGMATVFVLMAREADTRVQLYSTGAMTLVLAAVGYGWQKARSRQ; encoded by the coding sequence ATGCCCAGCACCACCACCGGGACGCCGCCCAGCACGGACGACGCCTCCCTCACCCATGGCCTGAAGCAGCGCCACCTGTCGATGATCGCCCTCGGCGGGGTGATCGGCGCCGGTCTGTTCGTCGGCTCCGGTGCGGGTATCGCCGCGGCCGGTCCGTCGATCGTGGTCGCCTACGCCCTCTCCGGTCTCCTCGTGATGCTGGTGATGCGGATGCTCGGCGAGATGTCGGCCGCGTATCCCTCGTCGGGCTCGTTCTCGGCGCACGCGGAGCGGGCGTTCGGCCCCTGGGCCGGGTTCACCGTCGGGTGGGCGTTCTGGGTCCTCCTCTGTACGGCCGTCGGCCTGGAGGGCATCGGCGCCGCGAAGATCGTCAGCGGCTGGCTGCCGGGCACCCCCGAGTGGGCGTGGGTGGCGCTGTTCATGGTCGTCTTCTGCGGCACGAACCTCGCGGCGGTGAAGAACTTCGGCGAGTTCGAGTTCTGGTTCGCGGCGCTGAAGGTCGGCGCGATCACCCTGTTCCTGGTGCTCGGCGTCCTGGCGATCGCCGGTGTCCTGCCCGGCACGGACTCGCCGGGCGCGAGCCACCTCACCGACTTCATGCCGAACGGCGGTGAGGGCCTGGTCATCGGCCTGCTCGCCTCGGTCTTCGCCTACGGCGGCCTGGAGACGGTCACCATCGCGGCGGCCGAGTCGGAGAACCCCGTCCAGGGCGTGGCGAGCGCGGTCCGTACGGCGATGTGGCGCATCGCGCTGTTCTACATCGGCTCGATGGCCGTCATCGTCACCCTGGTCCCCTGGGACTCCGAGGAGGTCGTCGAGAAGGGCCCGTACGTCGCCGCCCTGGACGAGCTGGGCATCCCCGGCGCCGGGCAGCTGATGAACGTCGTCGTGCTGGTGGCCCTGCTGTCCGCCATGAACGCCAACGTCTACGGCGCCTCCCGCATCGGCTACTCGCTGGTGCAGCGGGGCCAGGGCCCGAAGGTGCTGGGCCGGGTCTCGGGCGGAGTGCCGCGGATCGCCGTACTGGCCTCCTCCGTCTTCGGCTTCCTGTGCGTGCTGCTGAGCTACTGGCGGCCGAACGACGTCTTCGCCTGGCTGCTGAACATGATCGGCGCGGTCATCCTGGTCGTCTGGATCTTCATCGCCGTCTCGCAGCTGCGTCTGCGCCGCCGGCTGGAGCGCGAGGCGCCGGAGAAGCTGGCCGTACGGATGTGGGCCTTCCCGTGGCTGACGTGGGTCGCCCTGGCCGGTATGGCCACGGTCTTCGTCCTGATGGCGCGGGAAGCGGACACGCGGGTGCAGCTGTACTCGACGGGCGCGATGACACTGGTGCTGGCGGCCGTCGGGTACGGGTGGCAGAAGGCGCGCTCCCGGCAGTAA
- a CDS encoding biotin transporter BioY, with amino-acid sequence MSTAAAVPVRTGQVLADLLPASRVRDVALVLGGAALTGLAAQISVPVPGSPVPVTGQTFAALLVGTSLGAGRGLFALALYAVAGIAGVPWFAQGTSGIAPSFGYILGMILAATVVGALARRGADRSMLRMAGTMLVGEAIIYAIGVPYLALSTGMSASAAIAAGLTPFLIGDALKAALAMGALPTAWKFADKG; translated from the coding sequence ATGAGCACCGCCGCAGCCGTCCCCGTTCGCACCGGGCAGGTCCTCGCCGACCTGCTTCCCGCCTCTCGTGTCCGGGACGTGGCCCTCGTGCTCGGCGGCGCCGCGCTCACCGGCCTCGCCGCACAGATCTCGGTGCCCGTGCCGGGCTCCCCGGTGCCGGTGACGGGCCAGACCTTCGCCGCGCTGCTCGTCGGCACCTCCCTCGGCGCCGGCCGGGGCCTCTTCGCGCTCGCGCTCTACGCCGTGGCGGGCATCGCCGGTGTGCCGTGGTTCGCGCAGGGCACCTCGGGCATCGCCCCCTCCTTCGGCTACATCCTCGGCATGATCCTCGCCGCCACCGTCGTGGGCGCCCTGGCCCGCCGCGGTGCCGACCGCTCGATGCTGCGCATGGCGGGCACGATGCTGGTGGGTGAGGCGATCATCTACGCCATCGGCGTGCCCTACCTGGCCCTCTCCACCGGCATGTCCGCCAGTGCCGCGATCGCGGCCGGCCTCACGCCGTTCCTGATCGGCGACGCGCTGAAGGCGGCGCTGGCGATGGGGGCGCTGCCGACGGCCTGGAAGTTCGCCGACAAGGGCTGA
- a CDS encoding protein kinase domain-containing protein, giving the protein MGRVWRAADEILDRPVAVKEMRIDGLDAEDNRTRRERTLREARATARIDHPNVVRVYDVVDEGERLWIVMELVAGRSLERILAEDGPLSPCETARIGLGLVAALRQVHARGVLHRDIKPGNVLVENAAGTAGPGGPGRRGGTVSGQAPGGGSYERRVVLTDFGIAAIQDAKALTMVGMLVGSPDYMAPERISGRPQGPPSDNWSLGATLCAALGGRSPFSRDTTLATLHAVLYEEPELPAASGPLRDILTALLEKEPSTRPTLEDLETALEAVAFPVPTPTVSVGWGAAGAAGLAETLGGGGLEQGLQERGGEPEQGAVDPGRDRVPERVPERGEPGPDLDTESEPASEKNQQPAPEPALEPAPEPAPRTSAPEPAPRTSAPTATPPPLTTPTPHQPPTPAPAQAAPQDPRQPAPAPAPTPVLDATPLQPHNHHPTAEATTAPTREAAAQAQPHAAPRPDSRATTIPRPGPVSLTRAQAATECRPHPMPPGELPGPAVPAVSRPRAGHRRRMLAAAAATVATAGVVVGIILATSSGTPDDDTRAGSSASAPPTTTSAPSPTSTVEGTSRPQSLPPGTRREAGGFAWATPEGWRRDVKTGAEVHYTSPDGTQELVGKSALARGDLLKTWQTSERNAHQGQDYSKVRLEETTFRGHPAVIWEYTFTLEGVRWHARLLGFNVGGKSYQINTWYQSGIEEEALSTYEKVKDSFTVL; this is encoded by the coding sequence ATGGGGCGGGTGTGGCGAGCCGCCGACGAAATACTCGACCGGCCCGTTGCCGTCAAGGAAATGCGGATCGACGGTCTCGACGCGGAGGACAACAGGACGCGCCGCGAACGCACCCTGCGCGAGGCCAGGGCCACCGCCCGCATCGACCATCCCAACGTCGTACGGGTCTACGACGTGGTCGACGAGGGTGAACGCCTGTGGATCGTCATGGAGTTGGTGGCCGGCCGCTCCCTCGAACGGATCCTCGCGGAGGACGGCCCCCTGAGCCCCTGCGAGACGGCCCGCATCGGCCTCGGCCTGGTCGCGGCGCTACGGCAGGTGCACGCGCGGGGCGTCCTGCACCGGGACATCAAGCCGGGGAACGTCCTCGTGGAGAACGCGGCCGGAACAGCCGGACCGGGCGGACCGGGACGTCGCGGGGGCACGGTTTCCGGCCAGGCCCCGGGCGGGGGCTCCTACGAACGGCGGGTCGTCCTCACGGACTTCGGCATCGCCGCGATCCAGGACGCCAAGGCGCTCACGATGGTCGGGATGCTGGTCGGCTCGCCCGACTACATGGCCCCCGAGCGCATCTCCGGCCGCCCCCAGGGCCCGCCCTCCGACAACTGGTCCCTCGGCGCGACCCTCTGCGCGGCCCTGGGCGGCCGCTCCCCCTTCTCCCGCGACACCACGCTGGCCACCCTGCACGCGGTCCTCTACGAGGAGCCCGAACTCCCCGCCGCCTCGGGCCCGTTGCGCGACATCCTGACGGCCCTCCTGGAAAAGGAACCGTCGACCCGCCCGACCCTGGAGGACCTGGAAACGGCCCTGGAGGCGGTGGCGTTCCCGGTGCCCACGCCGACGGTGTCGGTGGGGTGGGGAGCGGCGGGCGCGGCCGGCCTTGCGGAGACCTTGGGGGGAGGGGGACTTGAGCAGGGGTTGCAGGAGAGGGGAGGGGAGCCGGAGCAGGGAGCCGTTGATCCGGGGCGGGACCGGGTACCGGAGCGGGTACCGGAGCGGGGCGAGCCGGGGCCGGACCTCGACACGGAATCGGAACCGGCATCCGAGAAGAACCAGCAACCCGCCCCGGAACCGGCACTGGAACCGGCACCGGAACCGGCACCCCGGACATCGGCACCGGAACCGGCACCCCGGACATCGGCCCCGACGGCGACCCCGCCACCCCTCACGACCCCCACCCCACATCAACCACCCACCCCGGCCCCCGCGCAAGCCGCACCCCAGGACCCCCGCCAACCGGCCCCCGCCCCCGCCCCCACCCCCGTCCTGGACGCGACACCACTTCAACCCCACAACCACCACCCCACAGCCGAGGCCACCACCGCTCCCACCAGGGAAGCCGCCGCACAGGCACAGCCCCACGCGGCACCCCGCCCCGACAGCCGCGCCACCACCATCCCTCGCCCGGGCCCCGTCTCCCTCACCCGCGCACAGGCGGCAACCGAGTGCCGCCCCCACCCCATGCCGCCGGGCGAACTCCCCGGCCCCGCCGTCCCGGCCGTGTCCCGCCCCCGCGCAGGTCACCGCCGTAGGATGCTCGCCGCCGCGGCGGCCACGGTCGCGACGGCCGGTGTCGTCGTGGGGATCATCCTGGCGACGTCGTCCGGCACCCCGGACGACGACACCCGCGCGGGCTCGTCAGCCTCCGCACCCCCCACCACGACGTCCGCCCCTTCCCCCACATCCACCGTCGAGGGCACCTCCCGGCCGCAGAGCCTGCCGCCGGGCACCCGCCGGGAGGCCGGTGGGTTCGCCTGGGCGACTCCGGAGGGCTGGCGGCGGGACGTGAAGACGGGCGCGGAGGTGCACTACACCTCCCCGGACGGCACCCAGGAACTGGTCGGCAAGTCCGCCCTGGCCCGCGGCGACCTTCTGAAGACCTGGCAGACCTCGGAGCGCAACGCCCACCAGGGCCAGGACTACAGCAAGGTCCGCCTGGAGGAGACGACATTCCGCGGCCACCCGGCGGTGATCTGGGAGTACACCTTCACGCTGGAGGGCGTCCGCTGGCACGCCCGTCTGCTCGGCTTCAACGTCGGCGGAAAGTCGTACCAGATCAACACCTGGTACCAGTCAGGGATCGAGGAGGAGGCTCTGAGCACGTACGAGAAGGTCAAGGACAGCTTCACGGTGCTGTAG
- a CDS encoding amino acid permease has translation MTSQPTLKTTGNDPGGPGEPGGPDGSSGLQAGLKNRHLSMIAIGGVIGAGLFVGSSSGIATAGPGILLSYALVGTLVVLVMRMLGEMSAANPTSGSFSAHADRALGPWAGFSIGWLYWFFWVVVLAVEATAGAVILEGWIPAVPQWAWALIVMLVLTATNLVSVGSYGEFEFWFAGIKVVAIAAFIVIGGLAVFGLLPGVDSEQAGLSNLTQHGGFLPHGAGAILTGVLLVVFSFMGSEIATLAAGESENPQQAVTKATNSIIWRVAVFYLGSIFVVVALLPWDSKSITDDGSYVAALDSLGIPHAGQIMNFIVLTSVLSCLNSGLYTASRMAFSLGQRGDAPKSFARTTGNGVPRTAILASVAFGFVAVFFNYKFPDSVFLFLVNSSGAVALFVWLVICFSQLRMRKIIQAEAPEKLVVKMWLYPYLTYATAGLIVFILGYMLTDTEHDGRRTILLSLLVAAVVLAIAFVKHRGRGSRDADVAQAKVPEQGRDEVSAG, from the coding sequence ATGACCTCGCAGCCGACACTGAAGACGACCGGAAACGACCCCGGAGGCCCCGGAGAACCCGGCGGGCCGGACGGCAGCTCCGGACTGCAGGCCGGGCTCAAGAACCGGCATCTTTCGATGATCGCCATCGGTGGCGTCATCGGAGCCGGACTCTTCGTGGGGTCCAGCTCCGGTATCGCCACCGCAGGCCCCGGCATTCTCCTGTCGTACGCCCTCGTCGGCACGCTCGTGGTGCTGGTGATGCGGATGCTCGGTGAGATGTCCGCCGCCAACCCGACCTCGGGTTCCTTCTCCGCGCACGCCGACCGGGCGCTCGGTCCCTGGGCCGGTTTCTCCATCGGCTGGCTGTACTGGTTCTTCTGGGTCGTGGTGCTCGCGGTCGAGGCGACCGCCGGTGCCGTGATCCTGGAGGGCTGGATCCCGGCCGTGCCGCAGTGGGCCTGGGCCCTGATCGTGATGCTGGTGCTCACCGCGACCAACCTGGTCTCCGTCGGGTCGTACGGCGAGTTCGAGTTCTGGTTCGCGGGGATCAAGGTCGTCGCGATCGCCGCGTTCATCGTCATCGGCGGGCTCGCCGTCTTCGGGCTGCTGCCCGGCGTGGACAGTGAGCAGGCCGGGTTGAGCAACCTCACCCAGCACGGCGGCTTCCTGCCCCATGGCGCGGGCGCGATCCTCACCGGTGTGCTGCTCGTCGTCTTCTCCTTCATGGGCAGCGAGATCGCCACCCTGGCCGCCGGCGAGTCCGAGAACCCGCAGCAGGCCGTCACCAAGGCCACCAACAGCATCATCTGGCGTGTCGCCGTCTTCTACCTCGGCTCGATCTTCGTCGTGGTGGCCCTGCTCCCGTGGGACAGCAAGTCCATCACCGACGACGGCTCCTACGTCGCCGCGCTCGACTCCCTGGGCATTCCGCACGCCGGTCAGATCATGAACTTCATCGTGCTGACCTCGGTGCTGTCCTGTCTCAACTCCGGTCTCTACACCGCCTCCCGCATGGCCTTCTCCCTCGGCCAGCGCGGCGACGCGCCGAAGTCCTTCGCCCGCACGACCGGCAACGGCGTGCCCCGGACGGCGATTCTCGCCTCCGTCGCGTTCGGCTTCGTCGCCGTCTTCTTCAACTACAAGTTCCCGGACTCCGTCTTCCTCTTCCTGGTGAACTCCAGTGGCGCGGTCGCCCTGTTCGTGTGGCTGGTGATCTGCTTCTCCCAGCTGCGGATGCGGAAGATCATCCAGGCGGAGGCGCCGGAGAAGCTCGTGGTCAAGATGTGGCTGTACCCGTATCTGACCTACGCGACGGCCGGACTGATCGTCTTCATCCTCGGCTACATGCTCACCGACACCGAGCACGACGGCCGCAGGACGATCCTGCTGTCGCTGCTCGTCGCGGCCGTGGTGCTCGCCATCGCCTTCGTGAAGCACAGGGGCCGCGGCTCGCGGGACGCCGACGTCGCGCAGGCCAAGGTTCCGGAGCAGGGCCGGGACGAGGTCTCGGCCGGCTGA